One Halolamina litorea genomic window carries:
- a CDS encoding DUF998 domain-containing protein, which translates to MSLPPDRETGAGRRRVARLAGPAAVVVTLGGILLATALSPDFGWQSNALSDLGVAPATAWLFNGSLVLGGLLGLPYAWALWRVAADPLGYLRAATFLVAMVAMAGVGLAPAGTPLHVPSAATFFLLAAFTAVVDGVARFRLTTGKLALLSGPLAVLAWPAWLVWLDGGGIAVPEFVGAVLFGLWVVVLSPERPW; encoded by the coding sequence GTGTCTCTCCCTCCTGACCGCGAGACCGGTGCTGGACGGCGCCGCGTTGCCCGCCTCGCCGGCCCGGCCGCGGTCGTCGTCACGCTCGGCGGTATCCTGCTGGCGACCGCACTCTCGCCTGACTTCGGCTGGCAGTCGAACGCCCTCTCGGACCTCGGGGTGGCGCCGGCGACGGCGTGGCTGTTCAACGGGTCGTTGGTGCTCGGCGGACTCCTCGGGCTTCCCTACGCGTGGGCGCTGTGGCGCGTCGCCGCCGACCCCTTGGGCTACCTCCGAGCGGCAACGTTCCTCGTCGCGATGGTGGCGATGGCCGGCGTCGGCCTGGCGCCCGCGGGCACGCCGCTGCACGTCCCGTCGGCGGCGACGTTCTTCCTGCTCGCGGCGTTCACTGCGGTCGTCGACGGCGTGGCCCGGTTCCGGCTGACGACAGGGAAACTGGCGCTGCTGTCGGGCCCGCTCGCGGTCCTCGCGTGGCCGGCGTGGCTCGTCTGGCTCGACGGCGGCGGTATCGCGGTTCCGGAGTTCGTCGGGGCGGTGCTGTTCGGCCTCTGGGTCGTGGTGTTGAGCCCGGAACGGCCGTGGTGA
- a CDS encoding potassium channel family protein translates to MAKPAQRAGMFLLGTAAVIVVYAVLYQQGMARIEGVEMRFIEALHVVVETFTTVGYGEQSASWDSTAMLALSILMQFTGVALIFLTLPAFVLPLFAEALASGPAREFDGEGHIVVCTFSPTVDTLVTELEARGQSYVVVESDDETVTELEADGVEVVLGNPEDVETMEAVSVTDADAVVAADDDETNASVILAAQHVAPETPVLSLVEDGSNADYHRYAGAEEVVQPRSVLGESLAGKASTAVSSELSGAVEITEDLEVAELLVQRGSDLEGRTIGDCGTEDLPGTNIVGAWFRGEFVSAPDPSRRIDDHTVLLVVGPDAGVEAMKRRSLDANRPPQDHIVVAGNGVVGSSVAEAVTAAGLSVTLVDLDDSPSVDVVGDVTDPITLEEADLTEADALVLALGEDTTALFAALVARRVAPETGIIARANDADSAPKLYRADADYVLSLPTVSGRMLASKLLAEEVITPETQVELVRREAPALVGRTLGQSDVRARTGCTVLAVERDGETLTGVDADFRIQHGDTLVVAGDDDAVDAFAELVS, encoded by the coding sequence ATGGCGAAGCCGGCGCAGCGTGCGGGAATGTTCCTCCTCGGGACGGCCGCCGTCATCGTGGTCTACGCGGTCCTCTACCAGCAGGGGATGGCCCGGATCGAGGGAGTGGAGATGCGCTTCATCGAGGCGCTCCACGTCGTCGTCGAGACGTTCACCACCGTCGGCTACGGCGAGCAGTCCGCCAGTTGGGACTCCACGGCGATGCTCGCGCTCTCGATACTGATGCAGTTCACCGGCGTCGCGCTCATCTTCCTCACGCTGCCGGCGTTCGTGCTCCCTCTGTTCGCCGAGGCGCTGGCCTCCGGTCCGGCACGCGAGTTCGACGGCGAGGGCCACATCGTGGTCTGTACGTTCTCGCCCACGGTGGACACGCTGGTCACCGAACTGGAGGCCCGCGGTCAGTCCTACGTCGTCGTCGAGTCCGACGACGAGACCGTCACGGAACTCGAAGCCGACGGGGTGGAGGTCGTCCTCGGGAACCCGGAGGACGTCGAGACGATGGAGGCCGTCTCCGTCACCGACGCCGACGCGGTGGTCGCGGCCGACGACGACGAGACCAACGCCAGCGTGATCCTCGCGGCTCAGCACGTCGCCCCCGAGACCCCGGTGCTCAGCCTCGTCGAGGACGGCTCGAACGCGGACTACCACCGCTACGCCGGCGCCGAGGAGGTCGTCCAGCCCCGGAGCGTGCTCGGGGAGTCGCTGGCGGGGAAAGCCTCGACGGCGGTCTCCTCGGAACTCAGCGGCGCGGTGGAGATCACCGAGGACCTCGAAGTCGCCGAACTCCTGGTCCAGCGTGGCTCGGACCTCGAAGGCCGAACCATCGGCGACTGCGGGACGGAGGACCTGCCGGGCACCAACATCGTCGGCGCCTGGTTCCGCGGGGAGTTCGTCTCGGCCCCTGACCCGAGCCGCCGGATCGACGACCACACCGTGTTGTTGGTCGTCGGCCCGGACGCGGGCGTGGAGGCGATGAAGCGACGCAGCCTCGACGCCAACCGGCCCCCACAGGACCACATCGTCGTCGCCGGGAACGGCGTCGTCGGCTCCTCGGTCGCGGAGGCGGTCACCGCCGCGGGCTTGTCGGTCACCCTCGTCGACCTCGACGACAGCCCGAGCGTCGACGTCGTCGGCGACGTGACTGATCCGATCACGCTGGAGGAGGCCGACCTCACCGAGGCGGACGCGCTCGTCCTCGCGCTGGGGGAGGACACCACCGCGCTGTTCGCCGCGCTCGTGGCCCGTCGGGTCGCCCCCGAGACGGGGATCATCGCCCGCGCGAACGACGCCGACTCGGCGCCGAAGCTCTACCGCGCGGACGCGGACTACGTCCTCTCGCTCCCGACCGTGAGCGGCCGGATGCTCGCCTCGAAGCTGTTGGCCGAGGAGGTCATCACCCCGGAGACGCAGGTCGAACTCGTCCGCCGGGAGGCGCCGGCGCTCGTCGGGCGGACGCTCGGCCAGTCGGACGTTCGCGCCAGAACCGGCTGTACCGTGCTGGCGGTCGAGCGCGACGGCGAAACGCTCACCGGCGTCGACGCCGACTTCCGCATCCAACACGGCGACACGCTGGTCGTCGCCGGCGACGACGACGCCGTCGACGCCTTCGCGGAACTGGTCTCCTAG
- a CDS encoding CDGSH iron-sulfur domain-containing protein, whose amino-acid sequence MSREVTRDAHGPAYLDEDDIHPEKGDIAVCRCGLSDEHPFCDGSHRRTEDEGDGVYRYVDGERLEVASVTFADGETVEYGAEPTGNGEDG is encoded by the coding sequence ATGAGCAGGGAGGTCACCCGCGACGCACACGGGCCGGCGTATCTCGACGAGGACGACATCCACCCCGAGAAGGGCGACATCGCGGTCTGTCGCTGCGGGCTGAGCGACGAGCACCCGTTCTGTGACGGCTCACACCGACGGACCGAGGACGAGGGCGACGGGGTCTATCGCTACGTCGACGGCGAACGCCTGGAGGTGGCGAGCGTGACGTTCGCCGACGGGGAGACCGTCGAGTACGGCGCCGAACCCACGGGAAACGGCGAGGACGGCTGA
- a CDS encoding metal-dependent hydrolase, producing the protein MYRTGHLGVSLLVFAPIGYLFVAAGEPLAALVTGGAMLWLAMLPDVDHRIPGISHRGVTHSLLFAALVGGVFAGAGALLADGLGTLDRVRLSTFGFFVGFVAVGAHLLGDVLTPAGVNLFWPWRREFSLYLTRADNTLANYALFALGVFAVGVAAVLAVQGVPV; encoded by the coding sequence GTGTACCGGACCGGCCACCTCGGCGTCTCGCTGCTGGTCTTCGCCCCCATCGGCTACCTGTTCGTCGCCGCGGGCGAGCCACTCGCGGCGCTGGTCACCGGCGGAGCGATGCTCTGGCTGGCGATGCTGCCCGACGTCGACCATCGGATCCCCGGCATCTCCCACCGCGGGGTGACTCACTCGCTGCTGTTCGCCGCGCTGGTCGGCGGCGTCTTCGCCGGGGCGGGCGCGCTCCTCGCCGACGGCCTCGGGACACTCGACCGCGTCCGACTCTCGACGTTCGGCTTCTTCGTCGGGTTCGTCGCGGTCGGTGCCCACCTGCTCGGCGACGTACTCACGCCGGCCGGGGTGAACCTGTTCTGGCCGTGGCGCCGGGAGTTCAGCCTCTACCTCACCCGGGCGGACAACACCCTCGCGAACTACGCGCTGTTCGCACTCGGCGTGTTCGCGGTCGGTGTCGCCGCCGTGTTGGCGGTTCAGGGCGTCCCGGTCTGA
- a CDS encoding GNAT family N-acetyltransferase, which translates to MALDPASRDRIADRWAERLGCSPEAFHGSGVTAARSTSPRTVRLLRHADAMVVATPQDADGAAVASVHGLFVLAYVDAAAFSPVPSDARLLAADDEAAFAAFRARVPDADWRRASPTFRPGRTAGLFRDGDLVATATLGEPPFPDVGVVVAPERRGRGHGRAVVSRVTAAAFEADPGAVVRYRTPASASLALAESLGYERWAASAVLVLDQTGTP; encoded by the coding sequence GTGGCGCTCGACCCCGCCTCCCGCGACCGGATCGCCGACCGGTGGGCCGAGCGACTGGGCTGTTCGCCCGAAGCGTTCCACGGATCGGGAGTAACGGCCGCCCGGAGCACCAGCCCACGGACCGTTCGACTCCTCCGTCACGCCGACGCGATGGTCGTCGCCACCCCCCAGGACGCCGACGGGGCCGCCGTCGCGTCGGTTCACGGCCTGTTCGTCCTCGCGTACGTCGACGCCGCCGCGTTCTCGCCGGTCCCGTCGGACGCCCGGCTACTCGCCGCGGACGACGAGGCCGCGTTCGCCGCGTTCCGTGCACGCGTTCCCGACGCCGACTGGCGCCGGGCGTCGCCGACGTTCCGCCCCGGGCGCACGGCGGGGTTGTTCCGTGACGGCGACCTGGTCGCAACGGCGACGCTCGGCGAACCGCCGTTCCCCGACGTGGGTGTCGTCGTCGCGCCCGAGCGCCGCGGGCGAGGGCACGGGCGCGCGGTCGTCTCACGAGTCACCGCCGCGGCGTTCGAGGCCGACCCGGGAGCGGTCGTTCGCTACCGAACGCCCGCGTCGGCGTCGCTGGCGCTCGCTGAGTCGCTGGGCTACGAGCGATGGGCGGCGAGTGCGGTGCTCGTCCTCGATCAGACCGGGACGCCCTGA
- a CDS encoding mechanosensitive ion channel family protein, whose translation MNPITALDALPPLAALVVVVVASLLAAVIVERVVIRSLRRFGRSTENAFDDILIDELRLPLVTTAALAGVFLLTGDGGVLDALAVDAATRDALLSRPALTLLVLVWAWALNAIVNRAVDSVKDAGPRFDFAPVFSNVWTLVVLIGAAGAVLSIWRINVTPLLAGAGIVGITIGFAAKDTVANFFGGIALYFDDTYKIGDFVALDSGERGTVVKVGVRSTTLQTRDEVLVTVPNAVLNAAKIINESAPGARKRIRVPIGVAYGTDLDTFEEAIVDVAESESLVLDSPKPRMRFRSFGDSALEYELLCWVRSPVRGSKATHRLNRGIYARLNELDIEIPFRKVDVSLVNGPMDAATDPTERASLGDD comes from the coding sequence ATGAACCCCATCACGGCCCTCGACGCGCTCCCGCCACTCGCCGCGCTGGTGGTCGTGGTCGTCGCCAGCCTTCTGGCTGCGGTCATCGTCGAGCGCGTCGTGATCCGGTCGCTCCGCCGGTTCGGCCGATCGACGGAGAACGCCTTCGACGACATCCTGATCGACGAGCTTCGGCTTCCGCTCGTGACGACGGCGGCGCTGGCCGGCGTGTTCCTGCTCACCGGGGACGGCGGCGTGCTCGACGCCCTCGCCGTCGACGCCGCCACCCGGGACGCGCTGTTGAGTCGCCCGGCGCTGACGCTCCTGGTGCTGGTCTGGGCATGGGCGCTGAACGCCATCGTCAACCGCGCGGTCGACTCGGTGAAGGACGCCGGCCCGCGCTTCGACTTCGCGCCGGTGTTCTCGAACGTATGGACCCTCGTGGTCCTCATCGGCGCCGCCGGGGCGGTCCTCTCGATCTGGCGCATCAACGTGACGCCGCTGCTCGCCGGTGCGGGGATCGTCGGCATCACCATCGGCTTCGCCGCCAAGGACACCGTCGCCAACTTCTTCGGAGGGATCGCGCTCTACTTCGACGACACGTACAAGATCGGCGACTTCGTCGCCCTCGATTCCGGCGAGCGCGGCACCGTCGTCAAGGTCGGCGTGCGCTCGACCACGCTCCAGACCCGTGACGAGGTGCTGGTCACGGTCCCCAACGCGGTGCTCAATGCCGCGAAGATCATCAACGAGTCCGCACCCGGCGCCCGCAAGCGTATCCGCGTCCCGATCGGCGTCGCCTACGGCACCGACCTCGACACCTTCGAGGAGGCCATCGTCGACGTGGCCGAGTCCGAGTCGCTGGTGCTCGACTCGCCCAAGCCCCGGATGCGCTTTCGCTCCTTCGGCGACTCGGCGCTCGAGTACGAACTGCTCTGCTGGGTCCGGAGCCCGGTCCGCGGGTCGAAGGCGACCCACCGTCTCAACCGCGGGATCTACGCCCGGCTGAACGAACTCGACATCGAGATCCCGTTCCGGAAGGTGGACGTGAGCCTCGTCAACGGCCCCATGGACGCCGCGACCGACCCGACGGAGCGGGCCTCGCTGGGCGACGACTAG
- a CDS encoding peroxidase-related enzyme (This protein belongs to a clade of uncharacterized proteins related to peroxidases such as the alkylhydroperoxidase AhpD.), whose protein sequence is MADPELDDDAMTRFSVPDFEDLPEDLRSRIAEETEQAGFTPNVFSAFAYKPSHFRAFFEYHDALVDDTALDREEVEMLVVAVSGRNHCYYCNVAHGALLRIYSGNPELADQLVANYRQADVSEKRMAMLDVAVKLTEHPDRVAEADLERLAEVGYSAEAMWDIAAVTAFFNLSNRMAMFADMRPNAEFHTMGR, encoded by the coding sequence ATGGCCGATCCCGAACTGGACGACGACGCGATGACCCGCTTTTCGGTGCCCGACTTCGAGGACCTGCCGGAGGACCTGCGGAGCCGTATCGCCGAGGAGACCGAGCAGGCCGGCTTCACGCCCAACGTCTTCTCCGCGTTCGCCTACAAGCCGAGTCACTTCCGTGCCTTCTTCGAGTACCACGACGCGCTCGTCGACGACACCGCACTCGACCGCGAGGAGGTGGAGATGCTCGTCGTCGCCGTCTCCGGCCGGAACCACTGCTACTACTGCAACGTCGCCCACGGCGCGCTGCTCCGGATCTACTCGGGGAACCCCGAACTGGCCGACCAGTTGGTGGCGAACTACCGGCAGGCCGACGTGAGCGAGAAGCGCATGGCGATGCTCGACGTGGCCGTGAAGCTGACCGAACACCCGGACCGCGTGGCCGAGGCCGATCTCGAACGGCTGGCCGAGGTGGGCTACAGCGCCGAGGCGATGTGGGACATCGCGGCCGTGACGGCGTTTTTCAACCTCAGCAACCGGATGGCGATGTTCGCGGACATGCGGCCGAACGCGGAGTTCCACACGATGGGGCGCTGA
- a CDS encoding class I SAM-dependent methyltransferase: protein MSVPLTSRPVSHVYDAAYTGVPNWDIGRPQAAFLALAESGRIRGPVLDVGCGTGELALFLARRGHEVLGIDLSRRAIEQARAKARGRRIDADFAVWDALDLGGLARAGFSFPTVVDSAMFHVLGDAERDRFVDGLAQIVPPGGHYYVLGDARRVDGDVYGISPEELRRRFTGREWEIEFSIPTAFERRWSQNPAYLVGVRRR from the coding sequence ATGAGCGTCCCACTCACGAGCCGCCCGGTCTCACACGTCTACGACGCCGCCTACACCGGCGTCCCGAACTGGGACATCGGCCGACCGCAGGCGGCGTTCCTCGCGCTCGCGGAGTCGGGCCGCATCCGCGGGCCGGTGCTCGACGTGGGCTGTGGCACCGGGGAACTCGCGCTCTTCCTCGCCCGGCGGGGCCACGAGGTGTTGGGGATCGACCTCTCACGGCGGGCGATCGAACAGGCCCGCGCGAAGGCCCGCGGGCGCCGCATCGACGCCGACTTCGCCGTCTGGGACGCCCTCGACCTCGGCGGCCTCGCCCGCGCGGGCTTCTCGTTCCCGACCGTCGTCGACTCGGCGATGTTCCACGTCCTCGGCGACGCCGAGCGCGACCGGTTCGTCGACGGACTCGCCCAGATCGTTCCCCCGGGCGGCCACTACTACGTCCTCGGCGACGCTCGGCGCGTCGACGGCGACGTGTACGGGATCTCGCCCGAGGAGCTACGCCGGCGGTTCACGGGGCGGGAGTGGGAGATCGAGTTCTCGATCCCGACGGCGTTCGAACGGCGCTGGAGCCAGAACCCCGCGTACCTCGTCGGCGTCCGCCGGCGGTAG
- a CDS encoding methionine adenosyltransferase yields the protein MTDVLAVTTVDGDPAARRRTEFVERKGIGHPDSLCDGVAEAVSRRLSRFYRAEFGRVLHHNTDKVHLGAGRAEPTFGGGRVVEPIYVLVGGRATTTVDGRELPIAELAREAARDYLLGTVPELDADHLRIETRIGRTSADLASLFDRGSVPLANDTSFGVGHSPGSATERFVRTLEPRLHAEIDAVGKDVKLMALRRSDGIHLTVAAAVVDRYVADVADYRLVLDRVRALAHEHGEAHLDRPLSVRVNAADDYERGSIYLTTTGLSAEAGDDGAVGRGNRANGLITPGRPMSLEATAGKNPVTHVGKLYNLLALRIAEGAAADLDASHTSVQLLSRIGSPVSEPQAVDIETTVDDEGAVRAVVAEQFGRIGDLTDDLVAGDVDVF from the coding sequence ATGACCGACGTGCTCGCCGTGACGACCGTCGACGGCGACCCGGCCGCCCGCCGGCGGACGGAGTTCGTCGAACGCAAGGGGATCGGCCACCCCGACTCGCTCTGTGACGGGGTCGCCGAGGCGGTCTCGCGGCGCCTCTCGCGGTTCTACCGGGCCGAGTTCGGCCGCGTTCTCCACCACAACACCGACAAGGTCCACCTCGGTGCCGGCCGGGCCGAACCGACTTTCGGTGGCGGGCGAGTCGTCGAACCGATCTACGTCCTCGTCGGCGGCAGGGCGACGACGACCGTCGACGGTCGGGAACTCCCGATCGCGGAACTGGCTCGCGAGGCCGCCCGCGACTACCTGCTGGGGACGGTGCCCGAACTCGATGCCGACCACCTGCGGATCGAGACCCGGATCGGGCGCACCTCCGCCGACCTCGCCTCGCTGTTCGACCGGGGATCGGTCCCGCTGGCGAACGACACCAGCTTCGGCGTCGGTCACAGCCCGGGGTCGGCCACCGAGCGCTTCGTCCGGACGCTCGAACCGCGGCTCCACGCCGAGATCGACGCCGTCGGCAAGGACGTGAAGCTGATGGCGCTCCGCCGGAGCGACGGGATCCACCTCACGGTCGCCGCCGCGGTCGTGGACCGGTACGTCGCCGACGTGGCCGACTACCGGTTAGTGCTTGATCGCGTGCGAGCGCTCGCCCACGAGCACGGAGAAGCACACCTCGACCGCCCGCTCTCGGTTCGGGTCAACGCGGCCGACGACTACGAGAGAGGGTCGATCTACTTGACGACGACTGGGCTCTCGGCGGAGGCCGGCGACGACGGCGCCGTGGGTCGGGGGAACCGGGCGAACGGCCTCATCACGCCGGGACGACCGATGAGCCTGGAGGCCACGGCGGGGAAGAACCCCGTGACTCACGTCGGGAAGCTCTACAACCTCCTCGCGCTCCGCATCGCCGAGGGGGCAGCGGCGGACCTCGACGCGAGTCACACGAGCGTCCAGTTGCTCTCGCGTATCGGCAGCCCGGTGAGCGAGCCACAGGCGGTCGACATCGAGACGACGGTCGACGACGAGGGGGCGGTCCGGGCGGTCGTCGCGGAGCAGTTCGGCCGGATCGGTGACCTCACCGATGACCTCGTGGCCGGCGACGTGGACGTGTTCTAG
- a CDS encoding NOP5/NOP56 family protein — protein sequence MTETDDAWFAGVDPGDPEAAAAAIADGEADEPRDWPALAVESGFAADEDEYYDRLHDATVAAAREAARAAERADDKQLVHALRAMDDTERTANELAERLEEWAGALLDVETGATGLDFAAVVAEREPADATEERAVSLARRVVDLREERDDLRTFIERRAPAVAPNLAEMAGPVLAARLVSLAGGLESLAKMPSGTVQVLGAEDALFAHLRGHAPSPKHGVIFTHEFVSGTRPDDRGSAARALAGKLSIAARIDHYSGDFRESVHDDLRDRMETIRARAEEDQTEEDDDE from the coding sequence ATGACCGAAACCGACGACGCGTGGTTCGCCGGCGTCGACCCCGGGGACCCCGAGGCCGCCGCGGCCGCGATCGCCGACGGCGAGGCCGACGAACCGCGGGACTGGCCCGCGCTGGCCGTTGAGAGCGGCTTCGCCGCCGACGAGGACGAGTACTACGACCGACTTCACGACGCGACCGTCGCCGCCGCCCGCGAGGCCGCCCGTGCGGCCGAGCGCGCGGACGACAAACAGTTGGTCCACGCGCTGCGGGCGATGGACGACACCGAGCGCACCGCCAACGAACTCGCCGAGCGGCTGGAGGAGTGGGCCGGCGCGCTGCTCGACGTGGAGACGGGCGCGACCGGGCTTGACTTCGCCGCCGTCGTCGCCGAGCGCGAGCCCGCCGACGCGACCGAGGAGCGGGCGGTCTCGTTGGCCCGGCGTGTCGTCGACCTGCGCGAGGAGCGCGACGACCTCCGGACGTTCATCGAGCGCCGTGCGCCGGCGGTGGCGCCGAACCTCGCCGAGATGGCCGGACCCGTGTTGGCCGCGCGCCTCGTCTCGCTGGCCGGCGGGCTGGAGTCGTTGGCGAAGATGCCCTCCGGGACCGTGCAGGTGCTCGGCGCCGAGGACGCGCTGTTCGCCCACCTGCGAGGGCACGCCCCCTCGCCCAAACACGGCGTCATCTTCACCCACGAGTTCGTCAGCGGCACGCGACCGGACGACCGCGGTTCGGCGGCTCGCGCACTCGCCGGGAAGCTCTCGATAGCCGCCCGGATCGACCACTACTCGGGCGATTTCCGCGAGAGCGTCCACGATGACCTCCGCGACCGGATGGAGACGATCCGGGCGCGTGCCGAGGAAGACCAAACCGAGGAGGACGACGATGAGTGA
- a CDS encoding fibrillarin-like rRNA/tRNA 2'-O-methyltransferase produces MSELPDGVDRRAVAGEERLTTEGEPVYGEPTADGRRVWDAGRSKLGAMLELGMDTRLDGGESVLYLGAASGTTVSHVADFSGPTYAVEFAPRPVRDLVDVAEVRPNLFPLLADARKPREYAGVVEADLDCIVQDVATRGQADVANRNAQFLGEDGLLLAAIKARSENVVADPDAVFEDVRETLSGRYEVLETRRLEPYHDDHLGIVARKR; encoded by the coding sequence ATGAGTGAGCTTCCCGACGGCGTCGACCGGCGCGCCGTCGCCGGCGAGGAGCGCCTGACGACCGAGGGTGAGCCCGTATACGGCGAACCGACCGCCGACGGCCGGCGCGTGTGGGACGCCGGGCGCTCGAAGCTGGGCGCGATGCTCGAACTGGGGATGGACACCCGGCTCGACGGCGGGGAGTCGGTGCTCTACCTCGGTGCGGCTTCGGGGACGACCGTGAGCCACGTGGCGGACTTCTCGGGGCCGACCTACGCCGTGGAGTTCGCCCCGCGGCCCGTGCGTGACCTGGTGGACGTGGCCGAGGTCCGACCGAACCTGTTCCCGCTGCTGGCCGACGCCCGGAAGCCGCGGGAGTACGCCGGCGTCGTGGAGGCGGACCTCGACTGCATCGTTCAGGACGTGGCGACGCGCGGGCAGGCCGACGTGGCGAACCGCAACGCACAGTTCCTCGGCGAGGACGGGCTCCTGCTGGCGGCGATCAAGGCCCGCAGCGAGAACGTCGTCGCCGACCCCGACGCGGTGTTCGAGGACGTGCGCGAGACGCTCTCGGGGCGGTACGAGGTCCTCGAAACCCGGCGGCTGGAGCCGTACCACGACGACCACCTCGGGATCGTCGCGCGCAAGCGGTAG
- a CDS encoding glutamate--cysteine ligase has product MEELGSRDSFDRMGTLGVEEEFYVVDGDGLPVSGIDELVYGEAEPPEPLAGKLDHELFQFTIETQTPLIENVAETERHLLAVREALVEHAEDHGFRIAAAGLHPEARWRELDHADKPRYRSQLERIQYPQHRNTTAGMHVHVGVDDPDKAVWIANELRWEMPPLLALSANSPFWNGFDTGLASARAKVFENLPNTGMPTRFADYEAFERFERRMVEQGSVEDRGELWYDVRPHTGHGTVEVRTPDAQVDPAVVQAFVEGVHAMVVDLGERYEDGERGPLDGDGLRRELLDENKWRATRHGHEATFVDRDGESTIDLAEAIERTCDRIGDDALAGLLGRESGSERQRRIHGEQGSEALRESLIL; this is encoded by the coding sequence ATGGAGGAACTGGGCTCCCGGGACAGCTTCGACCGGATGGGGACCCTCGGGGTCGAGGAGGAGTTCTACGTCGTCGACGGGGACGGACTGCCGGTGTCGGGCATCGACGAACTGGTGTACGGCGAGGCCGAGCCGCCCGAGCCACTCGCGGGGAAGCTGGATCACGAACTGTTCCAGTTCACCATCGAGACCCAGACGCCGCTGATCGAAAACGTGGCCGAGACCGAACGCCACCTGCTCGCGGTGCGGGAGGCGCTGGTCGAGCACGCCGAGGACCACGGCTTCCGGATCGCCGCCGCGGGGCTGCACCCCGAGGCTCGCTGGCGCGAACTGGACCACGCAGACAAGCCGCGCTACCGCTCACAGCTCGAACGCATCCAGTACCCACAGCACCGCAACACGACCGCGGGGATGCACGTCCACGTCGGCGTCGACGACCCGGACAAGGCGGTCTGGATCGCCAACGAACTCAGGTGGGAGATGCCGCCGCTGCTTGCGCTGTCGGCCAACTCGCCCTTCTGGAACGGCTTCGACACGGGCCTCGCGTCGGCGCGAGCGAAGGTGTTCGAGAACCTGCCGAACACGGGGATGCCCACCCGGTTCGCGGACTACGAGGCCTTCGAGCGCTTCGAGCGCCGGATGGTCGAGCAGGGCTCGGTTGAAGACCGCGGGGAACTCTGGTACGACGTGCGCCCCCACACCGGCCACGGCACCGTTGAGGTCCGGACCCCCGACGCACAGGTCGATCCCGCCGTCGTCCAGGCGTTCGTCGAGGGCGTTCACGCGATGGTCGTCGACCTCGGCGAGCGCTACGAGGACGGCGAACGCGGCCCGCTCGACGGCGACGGCCTGCGGCGTGAACTCCTCGACGAGAACAAGTGGCGCGCGACCCGCCACGGCCACGAGGCGACGTTCGTCGACCGTGACGGGGAGTCGACGATCGACCTCGCGGAGGCTATCGAGCGCACCTGCGACCGGATCGGCGACGACGCGCTCGCGGGGCTACTCGGCCGGGAGAGCGGGAGCGAGCGCCAGCGCCGGATCCACGGAGAACAGGGCTCGGAAGCGCTGCGGGAGTCGCTGATCCTGTAA
- a CDS encoding DUF1028 domain-containing protein, which produces MTVSIAARDPSTDQYGVAVASAFPAVGAVCPWVSEKGAVATQSWDAGADYGDPLVSLLDRGLSLPAAAKALIAERSGSAGLQLHGIDAEGNTYVHTGEKCIEHAGHAVGEHYTVAGDLLAGPDVIDATADAFECATGRFTDRLLTALEASEAAGGDTRGDTLSAALLVHAEPSKLYHNLRVDTPGSPVSDLREAYEGAVETERSMDDDEMERFWGDSVPDSIREYTLRY; this is translated from the coding sequence GTGACTGTCTCCATCGCCGCGCGCGACCCGAGCACGGACCAGTACGGCGTCGCAGTCGCTTCGGCGTTCCCGGCGGTGGGGGCCGTCTGTCCGTGGGTAAGCGAGAAGGGCGCCGTCGCCACCCAGTCGTGGGACGCGGGGGCCGACTACGGCGACCCGTTGGTCTCCCTGCTCGACCGTGGGCTCTCGCTCCCTGCGGCGGCGAAGGCGCTGATCGCCGAGCGCTCCGGATCGGCGGGCCTCCAACTCCACGGTATCGACGCCGAGGGGAACACGTACGTCCATACCGGCGAGAAGTGTATCGAGCACGCCGGCCACGCCGTCGGCGAGCACTACACGGTCGCCGGTGACCTCCTCGCCGGCCCCGACGTGATCGATGCGACCGCCGACGCCTTCGAGTGTGCGACCGGTCGGTTCACCGACCGACTGCTGACCGCGCTGGAAGCGAGCGAGGCTGCCGGGGGCGACACGCGTGGTGATACGCTTAGTGCGGCCCTACTGGTCCACGCCGAGCCCTCGAAGCTCTACCACAACCTCCGTGTCGACACGCCCGGGTCCCCCGTCTCCGACCTCAGGGAGGCCTACGAGGGGGCAGTTGAGACCGAACGGAGCATGGACGACGACGAGATGGAGCGGTTCTGGGGCGACTCGGTACCGGACTCGATCCGTGAGTACACCCTCCGGTACTGA